Sequence from the Streptomyces sp. NBC_00358 genome:
GCCGCCAGCGGGGAGTCGCAGGGGGGCTGGGAGAACGCCCGGATCGCCGCACTGGTCCCCGCGAGCGAGCGCGAGCTCGCCCCCAAGATCGCCCGGCACGGCGCAGACGAGGACAAGCACGGGCGGATCTTCAACGCCCTCATGAGGAAGCGCGGCCTCGAACCGGTCGAGGTCCCGTCCGACACCGACTACACGATGCTCCTGGAGCGCCACGGCATCGGTCTGGCGCACGACAGGCTCAAGGGCGACCGGCCGCTCACCGTGCGGGACATCGTCACCTATCTGGCCCACAGCCGGGTCACCGAACAGCGCGCCTCCGAGCAGATGGACCTGCTGCGCAGGCACTTCGCCGACCACCCCGACATCGGCCGCGCGGTGAAGATGATCTCGGCCGACGAGGACAACCACCTCGCCTACTGCCACGAGGAACTGCTGCGCCTGGCGTACGCCGGTCACGGCCGTGCCATCCAGCGGACCCTGCGGGAGTGCGCGCTCGCCGAGATCCGCGTCTACCGGGACGTCAGCCTCGCCGTGATGGCCCACATGGGGCGCCTCCTCGGCTGGTCCAGGGCCCGGGCGGCCCTCCTCGCCGCGGGCATCCACGCCGTGTACGCCTACGAGAGGGCCGCGGGCTGGCGCCGGATGGTCTCGCTGGCGTTGCCCGACCGGCGCGGCGCGCTGAACGGCCCCACCACCACGGCACCGGAATTCGCCTGACGGCACGCGGACCTACAGCCAGCCCCTCCGCTTGAAGAGCCCGTAGAGCCCGATCTCCAGTACGACCATGCACACGATCACCGCCGGATACGACCACAGCCAGTGCAGCTCGGGCATGTGGTCGAAGTTCATTCCGTAGATCCCCGCGATCATCGTGGGGACGGCCGCCATGGCCGCCCACGCGGAGATCTTCCGCATGTCGTCGTTCTGCCGCACGCTCATCTGCGCGAGATGCGCCGAGAGGATGTCGGAGACCAGCCGGTCCAGGCCCTCCACGGACTCGTTGACCCGCAGCAGATGGTCGTTGACGTCACGGAAGAACGGCTGCGCCTTGGCGTCCACGAACGGCACGTCGGTCGCCTTCAGGCCCGAACCCGAGAGCCGGGCCAGCGGCACCGCCAGCGGGACGGTCGCCCGGCGGAACTCCTGCACCTGCCGCTTGAACGCGTAGATCCGCGAGGCGGTGTTCCGTGAGCCGCCGAGCTGCGGCGAGAAGACCTCCGCCTCCAGCTCCTCCAGGTCGGTGCCGAGCTCGGTCGCCACGTCCAGGTAGTGGTC
This genomic interval carries:
- a CDS encoding ferritin-like domain-containing protein, with product MLSARSLFQEILDNDESYRLFCSIAASGESQGGWENARIAALVPASERELAPKIARHGADEDKHGRIFNALMRKRGLEPVEVPSDTDYTMLLERHGIGLAHDRLKGDRPLTVRDIVTYLAHSRVTEQRASEQMDLLRRHFADHPDIGRAVKMISADEDNHLAYCHEELLRLAYAGHGRAIQRTLRECALAEIRVYRDVSLAVMAHMGRLLGWSRARAALLAAGIHAVYAYERAAGWRRMVSLALPDRRGALNGPTTTAPEFA
- the corA gene encoding magnesium/cobalt transporter CorA, translating into MIVDCAIYRDGRRTEGPDDLSDALAQCRAEGDAFVWIGLHEPTEKEFDLVTEEFGLHPLAVEDALKAHQRPKLEVYEDSLFVVLKPVSYEPESDTVTSGEVMVFIGDSFVVTVRHGEESPLTAVRRRLESDPEMLRHGPTGVLYSIADAAVDHYLDVATELGTDLEELEAEVFSPQLGGSRNTASRIYAFKRQVQEFRRATVPLAVPLARLSGSGLKATDVPFVDAKAQPFFRDVNDHLLRVNESVEGLDRLVSDILSAHLAQMSVRQNDDMRKISAWAAMAAVPTMIAGIYGMNFDHMPELHWLWSYPAVIVCMVVLEIGLYGLFKRRGWL